In Parasegetibacter sp. NRK P23, the genomic stretch AAACATGTTGTTCCGGCTTTCCGTGAACAGCGGCGAGCATTCCATTGAATGAGGCCGCGATTTTTTCTGGAGAAGTAAGGTCGAACCGGTGCCCGTATTTGAGCGCGAACTCCACGAATGGCTTTAGTTTCTCTTCATCGGGCTGATCGTGCACACGGTATGGGAACGGCACCTCCTTATCCTTGTATTTGATCTCGGAAACATGGGTGGCGACCGTGCGGTTCGCCAGCAACATAAACTCTTCGATCAACTGGTGCGATTCCTTACTTTCTTTTACTACAATGCCAACGGGTTTACCTTTCTCATCCAGTTTGAAACGTACTTCCGTAGAAGAGAAATTGATGGCGCCCTTATCGAACCTTTCTTTCCTGAATTGCTGCGCCAACTGGTTGAGGTGCAGTATTTCTTCTGCGTATAGTCCTTCCCTTTTTTCAATGATTTCCTGCACTTCTTCATAGGTGAACCGGTGGTCGGAATAAATAACCGTCCTGCCGATCCAGTATTTTTTCACCGTTCCCTTTTTATCCATTTCGAAAACGGCGGAGAAAGCGAGTTTCTCTTCTTTGGGCCGGAGGGAACACAACACGTTCGATATCTGCTCCGGCAACATGGGATTCACCCTGTCCGGCAGGTAAACGGAAGTCGCTCTTTTGTAGGCCTCTTTATCGAGTTCAGTCCCGGGTTCAACATAATGACTCACATCGGCGATGTGCACCCCAATCTCATACCCCGATTTTGTTTTGCGGTAAGAGATGGCATCATCAAAATCTTTGGCATCCACCGGATCAATGGTGAAGGTGAGTATTTTTCTGAAGTCCTTTCTTTTTTTAATCTCCGCTTTGGAGATCACGTCCGGCAACCTGGCCGCCTCTTCCATAACCTCATCCGGGAAATCGAGCGGGAAGCCGTTCTCCAGCAGTATTTCTTTCATGGCCGCGTCGTTGGCGTCTTCACTGCTCAGCAGGCTGACCACCACGCCTTCCGGCTTTTTATTTTTTTCCCATCTGGTGATGCGGGCCACCACCCTTTGCCCGTTCTCCGCGCCATTCAACTCGGTAAGCGGAATGTAGATATCGGGCATAGGTTTATCGTTGTCGGCGGTAAAGAACGCAAAGTTCCTGCTCACCTGTATGGTTCCGGTAAAATCCGTTTGTTTCCGGCTGATCACTTCGGTGATCACGCCCTGCATCCTCCCGCTCACAGGATTGTCTTTCGTTACGTCCACTTTTACGGTATCCCCGTGCAAAGCGGTAAGCATATCGGAAGGACGGATCATGATATCCCTTTCGAGACCATCCACGATCACGAAGCCCATTCCGGAGCGCGACACTTCCAGTTTACCCCTGAAACTGAGTTCCGGAGCCGATCTCTTCTTGCCTGGTTTGCCTTGTTTTTTTTTCTTCATGAAAGTGTATTATGGTTCATAGGGAATTTCTCTATGAATGTAAGGATTCTGCTATTAAATTGTTC encodes the following:
- the rnr gene encoding ribonuclease R yields the protein MKKKKQGKPGKKRSAPELSFRGKLEVSRSGMGFVIVDGLERDIMIRPSDMLTALHGDTVKVDVTKDNPVSGRMQGVITEVISRKQTDFTGTIQVSRNFAFFTADNDKPMPDIYIPLTELNGAENGQRVVARITRWEKNKKPEGVVVSLLSSEDANDAAMKEILLENGFPLDFPDEVMEEAARLPDVISKAEIKKRKDFRKILTFTIDPVDAKDFDDAISYRKTKSGYEIGVHIADVSHYVEPGTELDKEAYKRATSVYLPDRVNPMLPEQISNVLCSLRPKEEKLAFSAVFEMDKKGTVKKYWIGRTVIYSDHRFTYEEVQEIIEKREGLYAEEILHLNQLAQQFRKERFDKGAINFSSTEVRFKLDEKGKPVGIVVKESKESHQLIEEFMLLANRTVATHVSEIKYKDKEVPFPYRVHDQPDEEKLKPFVEFALKYGHRFDLTSPEKIAASFNGMLAAVHGKPEQHVLEQLGIRTMAKAIYTTGNIGHYGLGFSHYAHFTSPIRRYPDVMVHRIVQECLDNNIHPDKRLEEKCKHSSERERAAMDSERASNKYKQVEYMHNYLGDEFEGVISGVSSFGFWVETVEHKCEGLVSIASLSDYDEFRHVESDYALVGRRSGRKFRMGDKVTIKVVAANLTKRQLDYEWVIASAIKEEHEEQRPPRKKDQQKKGGSGQKQKPGKKKSAKKQ